Within the Thermosynechococcus sichuanensis E542 genome, the region GCCTCCATGCCCTGATTATGGCCGCCAGTGTGGGCTGTCGCTGTTTTGCCCTCAGCTATGATCCCAAGGTGAGTTACCTCATGGCCGATACGGGCATGGCGGGGGTTGAACTAGCAGCATTGCCTCCTGACCCCACTGCCTTGATCCACCAATGGCAACACACCTTCGCAGCGCCTGTGCCCAACTATCAACCCTACCTTCAGTCGGCTGCGGTTCACAAGGCAGTGCTGAATCTACTCTAGGCCAGTGCCCCAGCAAGGATAGGATAAGATCAACTCGATGCGTCGTTTTATTGCGGCAAGCCCATGAGCGAATTCCACCGCCGCTATCCCACCGGCAGCATTGTCAGTGATTTATTGCAGATTCATGACGGTCTCTTTATTGTCAAAACTACCCTCCTTGTGGGGGACACAATTTTAGCCACGGGGATGGCTGCTGCACCGACCCTAGAACAGGCGGAAGATAGTGCCCGCCAGCGTGCCCTGCAACTTCTCGGTATTCACCTCCCTGTGCAGACGGAAGCAGAATTGATTCCCCGTCCAGCGGCGGCCCTTGAGGCAGCACCGTGGTCAGAGGCCAGCAATACTGATCTACTCCTAGAACCCACCACCCCCCCTAGCCCGCGCCGCAGTAAACCAGCGGTCAAACCCTCCAGCGAGAAGCCTCCCACCAAGCGCGAACCCGTGGATCTAGCGGATGAAATTGCCCAAACGACGGTGGAAATGAAACGCTTGGGATGGACAGAAGCCCAAGGCCGTGCCTGTTTACTGGAGCGCTATGGCAAGCGATCGCGCCAGCAACTTACTGATGAAGAACTCTTAGACTTTCTCCACTTTTTGCAGCGTCAACCCAGTGCCGGAGAGCCGTCGTTTTAGGCCTTCAAACTCGGCAATCAAATGCAAGAAAAATTTATACTCTAGCGCAAACTTAAAGAAAAGCTATAGATTTTCACACCAGCCCTGATCCCCCCCTTAGCTTCTTTACCATGAATGAAGTTGTTGCTGTCGAGGAAAAATCCGTGCTGGGTCCTTTTCATGTCTCACCCTTGACCCTAGGCAGTGATCCAAGTGTCCGTCGCCAGTGGATTTTTCGCCTCGTGCTACTGATGACGGTCTTTACCCTCTTTTTGATGGCGGTAGGCAGTGCCACACGGGTGATGGATGCCGGTTTAGCCTGTCCCGATTGGCCGTTGTGCTTTGGCACGCTGGTGCCGCAAATGGATTTGCAGATCTTCCTAGAGTGGTTTCACCGCCTGCTGGCCACCAGTTTAGGGCTGATGGCGATCGCCTTTGTAGGATTGAGTGTGGCTTGGCGGCAAGCTCTGCCCCCTTGGGTACCCTCCGCTGCTGCGGCGGCACTGTGCCTCGTAATTTTGCAAGGGATTCTCGGCGGGCTGACGGTGACTGAGTTACTCCGCTTTGAAATTGTTACGGCTCACCTAGGTACAGGACTGCTCTTCTTTTGCCTTTTGACCGCAATCACCGTTGGCTTGGCTCCCTTTAGCGGCACGGGGAGCGCCCGTTGGTTGCGGATTGCCGCAGCGATCGCCGCCCTATGTGTCTATGGCCAAAGTTTGTTGGGGGGCTTGGTGTCTTCGCAATGGGCGGTGCATCAGTGTCTCTATGGCGATCGCCTGTGTGTGGTGCTCAATAGCCATCTCGTTGGTGTTGTCCCAGCCACCTTGAGCGTTTTAGGGGTTGTGATTGTGGCGTGGCGCAGCCCAGCCTTGGCTCCCCTATTGCGGCAACTGAGTTTCTCACTCCTGCTGGTGGTGGCTCTGCAAGTGGCCCTGGGCTGGAGCACCCTCCAACTAAAGCTACAGGTGCCGGCACTCACCGTTGCCCATCAAATGGTTGGCGCCACCCTTTTGGGGTTGTTGGTTGCGATTTCCACATTGGCGTGGCGCGATTGCCCATCCGGTTCCCTGAAGCATGAGTTTTGAACGATCTTGAGGCTCGCATGACATTCCTAGCCAGACTTTCCTCCTCAACGGGGGATCTTTCGACAAAATTAGGGGACTATGTCCAACTCACCAAACCACGGTTAATTCTGCTCTTTTTGATTACGACTGCGGCAGCAATGGAAGTGGCAAGTCAAGGTCAGGTGGCTCCCCAATTGCTCCTCATAACCCTTCTCAGTGGTGCTTGTGCGGCGGCGGCAGCCAATACGATCAACTGTCTCTATGACCGCGATATTGATGCCATCATGGAGCGGACACGCCATCGCCCTTTGCCAGCGGGTCGGGTGGCTCCTTGGGAAGCGCTGTTTCTGGCAGTGCTCTTGGCAACAACGGCCTTTAGCCTTTTGGCGGTCTTTGCCAATCTCCTGAGTGCCTGCCTTGCCATGGCGGGAATTGCGGTGTATGTGGGGGTCTATACCCACTGGCTGAAGCGGTCTTCACCCCAAAATATCGTCATTGGCGGTGCGGCTGGGGCGATTCCCCCTTTAGTGGGTTGGGCAGCGGTAACGGGAGAACTGAGTTGGGCGGCTTGGGTGCTGTTTGCCATTATCTTTATCTGGACGCCGCCCCATTTTTGGCCGTTGGCAATGCTGATCCAAGAGGACTATGCCCGGGTGCGGGT harbors:
- a CDS encoding COX15/CtaA family protein; this translates as MNEVVAVEEKSVLGPFHVSPLTLGSDPSVRRQWIFRLVLLMTVFTLFLMAVGSATRVMDAGLACPDWPLCFGTLVPQMDLQIFLEWFHRLLATSLGLMAIAFVGLSVAWRQALPPWVPSAAAAALCLVILQGILGGLTVTELLRFEIVTAHLGTGLLFFCLLTAITVGLAPFSGTGSARWLRIAAAIAALCVYGQSLLGGLVSSQWAVHQCLYGDRLCVVLNSHLVGVVPATLSVLGVVIVAWRSPALAPLLRQLSFSLLLVVALQVALGWSTLQLKLQVPALTVAHQMVGATLLGLLVAISTLAWRDCPSGSLKHEF
- a CDS encoding heme o synthase yields the protein MTFLARLSSSTGDLSTKLGDYVQLTKPRLILLFLITTAAAMEVASQGQVAPQLLLITLLSGACAAAAANTINCLYDRDIDAIMERTRHRPLPAGRVAPWEALFLAVLLATTAFSLLAVFANLLSACLAMAGIAVYVGVYTHWLKRSSPQNIVIGGAAGAIPPLVGWAAVTGELSWAAWVLFAIIFIWTPPHFWPLAMLIQEDYARVRVPMLPVVNGDRVTAQQIFLYTLALVPTSLLLIYPCGAVGWGYGGVAIALGSWFVYRAWQLTQAPEDKEQARSLFKFSILYMMLLCAAMVGDRMLLPQLPESLDALACLLG